Proteins co-encoded in one Capsicum annuum cultivar UCD-10X-F1 chromosome 9, UCD10Xv1.1, whole genome shotgun sequence genomic window:
- the LOC107843134 gene encoding probable xyloglucan endotransglucosylase/hydrolase protein 32, with amino-acid sequence MSTIFFFTIFLWFIILLPFTNANWPLSPGYYPSTKFRSMSFYQGFKNLWGPNHQSVDSNGIDIWLDRNSGSGFKSVKPFRSGYFGASIKLQPGYTAGVITAFYLSNNEAHPGFHDEVDIEFLGTTFGKPYTLQTNVYIRGSGDGKIIGREMKFHLWFDPTKDFHHYAILWSPREIIFLVDDVPIRRYARKSVATFPLRPMWLYGSIWDASSWATEDGKYKADYRYQPFYGKFMNFKASGCTAYSSRWCHPVSASPYRSGGLSRQQRQAMNWVHRHYLVYDYCRDSKRDHSLTPECWRRRR; translated from the exons atgtcaacaatatttttcttcactatttttctatGGTTCATTATTTTGCTTCCTTTCACTAATGCCAATTGGCCACTTTCACCTGGCTATTATCCAAGTACAAAGTTTAGGTCTATGAGTTTTTATCAAGGATTTAAAAATCTTTGGGGTCCTAATCATCAAAGTGTAGACAGCAATGGCATTGATATTTGGCTTGATAGAAATTCAG GAAGTGGATTCAAGTCGGTTAAACCGTTTCGATCCGGTTATTTTGGAGCTTCTATTAAACTCCAACCCGGTTATACGGCCGGAGTTATTACTGCTTTCTAT CTTTCAAATAATGAAGCACATCCAGGTTTTCATGATGAAGTGGACATAGAATTCCTTGGAACAACATTTGGAAAACCATATACATTGCAAACAAATGTTTATATTAGAGGAAGTGGAGATGGTAAAATTATTGGAAGAGAAATGAAATTTCATTTGTGGTTTGATCCTACAAAAGATTTTCATCACTATGCTATTTTATGGAGTCCTAGAGAAATCAT ATTTTTGGTGGATGATGTGCCAATAAGGAGGTATGCAAGGAAGAGTGTTGCAACATTTCCATTAAGGCCAATGTGGTTATATGGATCCATATGGGATGCATCTTCATGGGCTACTGAGGATGGTAAATATAAAGCTGATTATAGGTACCAACCATTCTACGgaaaattcatgaatttcaaggCGAGTGGTTGCACCGCCTATTCATCACGGTGGTGCCACCCTGTGTCCGCCTCGCCCTACCGATCCGGTGGCCTTTCTAGGCAACAACGTCAGGCCATGAACTGGGTTCACCGTCACTACTTGGTCTACGACTACTGCAGAGACTCTAAAAGAGATCACTCCCTTACACCGGAATGTTGGCGTCGACGCCGTTGA